In Eulemur rufifrons isolate Redbay chromosome 15, OSU_ERuf_1, whole genome shotgun sequence, the genomic stretch TTCTCCAGGAAGGGCCCCTCTTGatttcctgtcccctcccccaacaaCCACAGCCCCAACCCCACTCAGCCACAACACAGAGACTTGTATAACCGTTTTTCTTTATTGTACTTAGAGGGGCACCCAGAAGTTTCCTTGGGAGAAATGCTCcttgaaatagaaaacacacaGAAGATGAACTCCTGCGGCCCCCACTGGCCAAGGAGCCTGTTCTCTCCCTCTGGCCCAGGTTAGGCCTCTCCTCCTCCAGAAGGCTAATCGGGCTGAGGTCCCTGAGTCAGTCAGTCCCTCCCAGAGGAGGCCTGCCCAGCCGCCTCCACCTTTACTGATTGGCCTCCCGATACTGGTGCAGCAGGTCGCTGACGTCGGTACTTTCCACTTTCACCCAGCCATCTTCCTTCATGTGGTACACTGTGGACAAGTGAGAAAAGAGCATGGAGTTACCTTTCAGCTCAGTGAGCTCCTGCTAACGGTATTATGTTAAAGGCGCCAATGATACACACGCACATGCTTAAAACACATGTTACTGGGACTTCAATGCCCTGCTGACTCTGAAAACCTCTTCCCTGCCACTCTGCCTCCCTTGAATCTCTCAGTCTTAAgtcaccctccctgccccatgccaggggtggtggtggtggtggtctcTTACTATTGACAACGCCTCCAGAATAGCTGTCTCTGTGGGTAGCATGAACAATAGCCCTGCGGCCAAGGTCATAGGCCTCTTTGGGGCTAAGATTGGGCCGATAGCCACTGTCCATGACTCCATAGGCATAAGTGTTCCCACTACCAGTGGAGAACATATTTCCTGACAGCCGAGTCCCATTTTCATTCACGTAGTAGAGTCCCGGACCCTATAAGATAAAAGAAGGTTCCAGGTTGAAATTGAAGAGGGAGTTGTTGGTAACAAGGTTCAAGGGTGAGTCATAAAAAGTGGACATAAGAATGAATATTACCACAGGAACATCTGAATTAGGAGAGCACTTTGGTAAAATCATGGAACTttagaaatcagtaagaaaacaagTTTGTAATCAACTATTTTAACAAAAGAGGCAAACTTACAAAATACATACAAtatctgaagggagaaatagccCATGGGTCTACTGGAACAGTCCTAAACCAAGTGCTCCATGCGCTGTGTATCTTGCAGGGGAGGGAGTGAGGTGTGCAAGGGAAACATCTCACCCGCGGCGGGGGAACGTGGGAGAGAGAGTACCCACCTTCTTGTCCCAGCCACAGATCATACTGCCCATGGAGAGGCCCATGCCCCGGTACTGGCACATCATGTTGGACAGCAGCTTGGAGGCTGCCGACACCGAGATACGCTCCCCGTTCCGCAGATAGTACAGCCTGGGTGAGGACACGAGGAAGGCGGGTGAATCAGACAGAGGTGGCAGAAGAAGGTTAGCTCCCTCCCTCTGGATGGCACAGGAAACGATTGAAGGGATAAGGAATTCTTTTGTGGTATCTAAAGATCAGAGAAAGATTTTgaatataaagaatttaaaatacataaagaaagccTAGTAAATGATGTATCCTACTAGGGTTGATGGTGTCAGGGTTAAAGTAACAAATTATCCGGTATATGGGCAGGAGCGCAGGCTGAGATTTGGGAGAAGTATTTATCCCCAAAAGGCTGTTTTGTGAAATATACTCTTAGCATGAAGATGGATCCCCTGGGGCAAGGGTGAGCAGCAGTGACGCTGGAGAGCCAGGGAGCTGCCACTCAGCTAAGAAAGGAGATGAGAGGCCTCACGTACCTGCACTCCTTGGCCAGCAGGCGCTCCCAGTACTGGCAGTCTGCCGCACAGCCAGACATGGTGCCAAGCAGGTAAGGGTTAATCTCAATCACCTTGTTCACCAGTAAGGTGGCTGGGAAAAGATGGAGTTTTGACAGAGAAGGGATGAAGCCACAGTTCTCCCTGAGTGTCCTAAATCAATACCCCCTTCAGCGTCGGTGCAGAGTTGGGCTCCTACGGAGAGGAGGGCCCAGCTGCCCACATCCTGCCTGCTGGAGCACACACTCACCAATGTAATTCCCAGCCGAGGCCCGAGAGTCCACGGCCACAATCACTCCATGCTGGAACTTGAAGGCCAGGGTGGTGGTGCCATGGGCCATCTCGATCTGAATGTTCCTTTCTCCGTCCCCACTCAGGGACCGGAAGAATTCAGTGGGCTGGTGAGTGAgaagaggtagagaaagagaCAATGAAAACTTCTGCAGCAGGAGGCTCCAGGAATGGGTTTTCAAGAATATTGGGGCTAAGGAGATAAGCAGAAATTCTCCAACCATCCGTAAATGGAACACTTAACAACCAAGTTCTCAGAGGATGTGGCgtgggagaaggaaaagaagaggcaggGGACACCAAGCTTCTCTGTCTTCCAGCacaatagaaatgaaagaaaaccaaCGTTCCCctaacagaaaattttaatagcGGCTTTCGGGGTTTTCTCCATTCACAGGTCATCCCACCCTTGCAAAACACGTCTTATTAACAGTGTCCCCATTTTACGGAAGAGCTTGAGACCTAGACTAAGTGGCTTGTTCTAAGTCACACAACAGTGAGTTGCTGAGAGGAAGGTAGCTGCCAAAGTTCATAGATTTTCCAGCTCTACACAGTCCCTGTACCATAACGACAACCCCAGGAACAAGGCTGCCTGGTTTGTGTGTGCTGGAGAAAGGGCAGGAGGAAAGCGCTCTTGTCTTCCCATGGGAGCCCCCACCTCGCCTCTAACTCCTTGCCCTAACCTGCACTTCCTAACCCTCAGGCCCCATCCCCACGTGGCCTCTTCTCAGGGTCGCGCCCTCCTGGACCAcggctgccccccccccccccgccgcgtTCCCCCGCCTCCCTGCACCTCCGGCGGACCCACCTCTCCTCTGCGCCAGCCTCCCCGCATGCCCCCTCGGGGTTCCCTTACAGTCCCTACCTGCATTCCGCGGGGCAGGGCGAGCTCCGGAGATCGCATGGAGAAACTGTAGTGTCCCGGGTCCGAGCCTTGCCTGCTTCCCGCACGCGGAAAAGCCCAGTCCGGCCGCTGCCCTCGGGGGGCTCCGCACACATCCAGTAGCGCCATGACCGCGTAGCCACCGCAGATCCGTCGGCTCTCGAGGAGGAAGTGAAAGCGAAAGCCACGGCCCGAAGGGGGAGGGAACCAGAATTTTTTCCACATCCCCCTGCCCTTTCCAAGAAAAGGACAATGGGTGTCCGAACCAGGAGTATCACAATGGGGACCGGCTTCTCCGCTCTGCCTTTATGGACGTCGGGGAAACGCTGGGCAATGAACTGTCCGAAGAATGGACGAAAAGCGGGGTGCGCCTTGGAAAGGCCCCTTGGCGGTGGGTTGCAGTGAGAGACACTGAGGCAGGGCGTCCCCTGGAAACAGTCAAGGAGTGGGGAGGGTCGTACCATCTACAGGCGCAGCCTCAGCCAGAAAGCTGCAAGtcagccaggggctgggagcagtttcacgtggggggcggggggggggcggtcgTGTGAGCATCGTTTTATAAAAACATTGGCCAGAAGTAGTACGAGGGGCACTGAGCCCTGAGAACAGGTCCTGGGGCAACCGCAACAGAATTTGCCCGCAGCGAGCGGGGGACGGGGCGCCAAGCAGAGGGGACAGTCCGAATCTTTCAGCTTGATCCCTCCTAGGGCCCCTCCGGATTCAATGGTCTCCCTAATCCTCAGCCACCACAAGAACGTGTTCTTgtgccccaccctccaccccagcatTGCTCCTTGCTTGGCTGGGCGACTTTTGCTCCTCTAAACCTCACCTCTCCTTGCAACCTGTGTTGGCATCATCTGCCCAGCAACAGCCAACGTCACACACAACTGGGCTGTGCCCGAATGGGAGATTTGCTGGACAATCCGCCCGCTATGCGGAGATTTCCCCACAGGTGCCACCGCGGAGCCGGGGAGCGCATAAGGACGGGCGGGGCCACGTGTGCGGCTCCCTCCGCCCCGCCCTCCTCGCGCTCGCTCCAGCCCCGCCGCCCGTCTTCGCCTGGGGAAGGCCGGCGGCTCCCGCTGCCCTGCTGGTGCCGTGGTGGGCGCTGtggcggggtcttgctcttccgtGGGGGCATGGGGAAGTGGAGGGGAAATCGCAGGAAATAGAAAACTTAAGGGAGATGGTGCACTTAGGGCCGTAAAACAAAGCGGCTGCTAACCGGGAGATGCTCCGCTGTTGAAAAGTGCGCTCAAAACACAGCGAGCCGCCCCGTGGGCCGGGAACACCAGAAACCATGGTACAAAAcgacaattttattataaatgtcaaGAATCCACAGGGTATTGATGGGCCAGCTTATGCCGTTGGTCATATTGGAAGTAGTCGATCTTCCCTTTCTGTGCATTCTGAATATTTCTCCTCATTTTCAGAGTGCTGTCCACGCGGAAGCATGACCCTGGCTCTAAACCCGACTATTAAGGGGTTCCAAATCCCCTGGAGAGAAGGCAACTCCTAGAGGCAGCTACCTACTCTGCAGTGCTGGTAAGGTCTTTGCTCCCAAATTCTCCACCACAGAGAGGAGCAAAGAGGAAGATGGAGTCAGAGTTTTTCATTCCAGAGCACCCGCAGGAGCCTGCACCATGTCCCAGTAGTGTCCCCTGTTCCCCATGAGCTGCAGGTGGGTGCCCGCCTCACAGACAGCGCCTCCTTTCAGGAAGAGGATGAGGTCGGCCTGCTCCACCAGGCCGAGGTGCTGGGTGATGAGAAGCACGGAGCGAGACCGCCGCTCGGGGCTTTCGTACAGGAGCTGCCTCACCTGAGAACAGACACAGACCCTGTCAGTGCCGGGCCACCCGAAACCCAGGAGACACCTCTGTTGCCAGGGCTCGGGCAGGCCTCACAGGATCACTGCTGGCTCTGCCAACCACCCCAACCAAACAGTCCTGTTCTGAGAGCTTCCCTGCCAAACCTTTGTTTTCTTACAGACTATTTACGCTAGGGGGCAAAAGTGGGATGAAAGTCAGAGTCCTCCGGTGAAACCTGTGAAAGAAGAGTAAAGGGTACTGAACAGTCTTCTCTCTACCCGCAGACTGGGAAGTTTTACATTAGACTTTAAGGAAATATACGGCGTCGTAAAGAGCGAGAGAACTCCAGTCAGGCGGACCTGAACTTGGACCCAGGCTGTGCTCCGCAGCAGCTCTGTGGCCTCCACCAGAGCAGGTCATGCAGCCTCTCGTAGCCTCCATTCTGTCAGCGATAGAAGATGGATAACAACGCCCAGCTCCCAGGGACTCGTGATGAGTAAATGAGCGAGGCCAACATGCACAGGGCCCAGCAGCATGCCTGGCACGCAGGACAAGCTCTCGCAATATTAATGTAATATTCTTAGGATGGTCTTTTCCTTATGTTTGGCTAGAGAGATCCAGTATCTGTATAGTCTCCTTTACCTGGTTCTAGGTGCCTTGAGAGAAGCCAACGGGACTGAGAATTGCAAAGACTGCCTTGTATAATTACGGTGTCAGTTAATTAAACGAACATGGGATGAATAAAGGAAGCAGGACTGGGCGGGATGTAGACATTAGGAAGGGACTCTCTCACCCGTAACTGGCTGTCTGCATCCAGGGCACTGGTGGCATCATCCAGGATGAGCACACGTGGTTTCCGGATTAATGCTCGGGCCAGGGCCATTGCCTGTCGCTGACCCCCTGACAGCTGGCTCCCAGCCTCGCCTACCTCTGCAGAGACAAGAGCCAAGCTGAGCACTGCGTGGCCACGTGTGCACACACtggtgcgcacacacacacaccacacaccacacacaccaagGACTAGCAGATGCAGCTGGATAGGAGAGATTCGGAGAAGCTGAATGGAGTTCTGAGGATGTGTGGATAAGGAAGCCCTAGGAGCAAGGTCTTACAGCTTCAGATTGGTATCTGGGGGGCAGGAGGCACTGAAGAATAAAGGCAAGACTACCGCGGTTTAATGAAGGTACAGGTGTCTGCCTGGTGACATGAGTGGAAAGAGTACCGGTGTCATAGCCCCGAGGGAGTCCAGAGATGAAACTGTGGGCTCCGGACTCCATTGCAGCAGCTTTGATTTCCGCCATAGGTGGTTTCTGGGTGAGGCCATAGGCAATATTTTCTCGAACACTTCTTCCAAATAGCTGTGGCTCTTGTCCCACTGCAGCCACCTGAGATGAGATATGATGAACAGTCATAAAGCAAGGAACACAGGAGTGTGGTTATCTAGAGACTGACGACTCAAAATCTTTCCTGAGAGCATCTCACAGAATCACATGTCCTCTCTTGACCACACTCCCATCGCCACCCAAGGTCTCTTATCCTTCTCTAACCCTCCTTTACAATACTCAGAGACAACACTCTTCTTGTTTGATGATCCCTGCCCTCCCTCATGCCACCTTCTTGCACACCTGGCTGTGCAGGTAGTGGTGCTCGTACTGCCAGACGGGCTTCCCATCCAGCAGCACCTGGCCCCCGCTGGGCTGGTACAGATTCTGCAGCAGGGCAGCCACTGTGCTCTTCCCAGACCCATTGGGTCCCACCAGCGCCGTCACCTCGCCAGGCTGTAGGGTGAACGTCAGCCCCTGGAGGCCAGGGAATCACATGATGAGAAGCAGACTGAGGCCCCTAAGAGGCCCCTAACATCAAGactgtcattgtcattgtcatgCCACGTAGTGTGATATCTTAccactgaagaaaaatgggaagtATGGCAACTCCTACCCTCCCACAAGCACAGATTTCTGGATGACGCCTCCCCAAGGAGTAGAGATGGAAGATGGGGTGAAAGCAAGGGCAAAGACCAAGTACCACCGTGCCACACACTTGATATCAGATACCACCAGGAAATGGGAAAAATCACATTCCAAGtctcaaatggaaagaaaaaggcaagatGGAAGGCTGGAGACAGATTTTGCTGCAGCAATTCCTTGGAATGTGAGAGCCTTCTCTTTGAAACCTCTTTCTGCATTCTTCTTGCAAGTCCAAAGAGGTTCTTGAGTTTGGGAAAGATGTATGGAACACATGATGCTTATCCTTGCCTTTAAAGGGTTAGAAAAGACCTGTGCTTGCTGTCAAGCAGGCTGAGAGCAGGAGGGAAATTTGGGATGGCAGAAGTGCAGCTGTGGCAGGTGGGATGCAGGGGTTGGTGGGGTGTACCTGCAGCACTGGGACATCTGGACGGTTTGGGTAGGCA encodes the following:
- the PSMB8 gene encoding proteasome subunit beta type-8; protein product: MALLDVCGAPRGQRPDWAFPRAGSRQGSDPGHYSFSMRSPELALPRGMQPTEFFRSLSGDGERNIQIEMAHGTTTLAFKFQHGVIVAVDSRASAGNYIATLLVNKVIEINPYLLGTMSGCAADCQYWERLLAKECRLYYLRNGERISVSAASKLLSNMMCQYRGMGLSMGSMICGWDKKGPGLYYVNENGTRLSGNMFSTGSGNTYAYGVMDSGYRPNLSPKEAYDLGRRAIVHATHRDSYSGGVVNMYHMKEDGWVKVESTDVSDLLHQYREANQ